The Chloroflexota bacterium genome window below encodes:
- a CDS encoding DUF5670 family protein, with protein MIWTGIAVTLVAWFIGLLLRLGPLVNLLLVVAAVLLVVQVINERQEEP; from the coding sequence ATGATCTGGACCGGGATCGCCGTGACACTGGTGGCCTGGTTCATCGGGCTTCTGCTGCGGCTGGGGCCGCTGGTCAACCTGCTGCTGGTCGTGGCGGCGGTGCTGCTGGTGGTCCAGGTCATCAACGAGCGGCAGGAAGAGCCGTGA
- a CDS encoding alpha/beta fold hydrolase, whose product MPRSEELRVRAGDAGLAATLLLPDGPAPDGGSGRYPNVLLLPSWLPRDRDGAYDRIGHPGWFAALPSGTQPGLLARLAEALASRGVASLRADPRGCGASEGLWEEVTLFAKIDDARDLLAAMRGRSELDLRRSGIVGHGEGAGIALAVAIGDPAVSALTLIGASARSWRETLRRAAATRGREGTDHEHPIVVAIDRWSEELIEHAERREPNLTLPLHGAGTVTLALAPYEQAIHTPPLALATMLHRSVALVHGEADSWSDPDELALLAAALSDAGNEPGTRLVPGAGHDLVEASDELIGEVAADLANRLLPRDLPPVLLAIEEMG is encoded by the coding sequence ATGCCCCGCTCGGAGGAGCTCCGCGTCCGGGCCGGCGACGCCGGCCTGGCGGCGACCCTGTTGCTGCCGGACGGCCCGGCGCCCGACGGCGGAAGCGGCCGCTACCCGAATGTCCTGCTGCTCCCCTCGTGGCTGCCGCGCGACCGTGATGGCGCCTACGATCGGATCGGCCATCCCGGCTGGTTCGCGGCGCTCCCGTCGGGGACTCAGCCCGGCCTCCTTGCCCGCCTTGCCGAGGCGCTCGCCAGCCGCGGCGTGGCCTCCCTGCGCGCCGACCCGCGCGGGTGCGGCGCTTCCGAGGGCCTCTGGGAAGAGGTCACCCTCTTCGCCAAGATCGACGATGCCCGCGACCTGCTCGCCGCCATGCGCGGCCGCTCGGAGCTCGACCTGCGCCGATCCGGGATCGTGGGGCACGGCGAGGGGGCCGGGATCGCGCTGGCGGTCGCGATCGGTGATCCAGCCGTCTCGGCCCTGACCCTGATCGGGGCCTCGGCTCGGTCGTGGCGCGAGACGCTGCGCCGTGCCGCCGCAACGCGTGGCCGCGAGGGCACGGACCACGAGCACCCGATCGTCGTCGCCATCGACCGCTGGAGCGAGGAGCTGATCGAGCATGCCGAGCGACGTGAGCCGAACCTCACCCTGCCGCTTCACGGAGCCGGGACCGTGACGCTGGCCCTGGCACCGTACGAGCAGGCGATCCACACGCCGCCGCTGGCGCTGGCAACCATGCTGCATCGGTCCGTTGCGCTCGTTCACGGCGAGGCCGACAGCTGGTCCGATCCAGACGAATTGGCGCTCCTGGCGGCCGCCCTGTCGGACGCCGGCAACGAACCGGGGACGCGGCTCGTTCCGGGGGCAGGTCACGATCTGGTTGAGGCGAGTGACGAGCTCATCGGCGAGGTCGCGGCAGACCTGGCCAACCGCCTCCTTCCGCGCGACCTGCCCCCGGTCCTCCTGGCGATCGAGGAGATGGGGTGA
- a CDS encoding AAA family ATPase — translation MWIERVIARAFGPLTDETLELGEGMTVIGGPNEAGKTSWHAATRLALTGVRRGPGRTKETAAVIERHRPWDSPERWEVEARLHLADGRTVDINQDLAGRIQSRARDVVLGDNVSMEIINEGTPDATRWLGLDRESFASVAAVSQAQIMAVADSAGSLQDHMQRAAATHGTDATAAEAIERLKVFRREAVGAVRVGATGPMWAAMREQEAAESALAEARRIHADYLDREARLEDASRAHLAACRQLAAAEAGLARREADDLAARAARATVLAAAHPEPPAALASRDELADEVAAALEAWRRRPAPVTLTGPSAAALQARLAALPTVPDGDRRPDRSVIDAARALDLAEEALRLHVEPTEIPAPSSRPSTPGALPWPSLLVAAGVGVAGLVLITLGQALPGIALAAVALVIATWAWSSRRTAADPGSNPGVAADQEARSDRLREAIRLGEGQLRATLAARGAAADGELRAATAAYETACAERDDLARASAGSEGLQRAIEARLTAEEGAERAVAAAAAIESALREAARLIGEQSEGAPDSLAAGLAAWQGQRVEIARASEVAIREWQELQGLLAGRSLVDLQEESARRDEAATGLLAVAGEQVSLPAKADSSAAVASARSDASRAKEAVDALTGELRLLATTLPDVAEAEERSDAARTELARVQELAAVIDETLALLEAAERRVHRDLAPILTESVQRHLSAITGGAYVEVGMNPRDLSVDVREARTGQWRDARLLSEGTREQIYLLLRVAMAEHLVTTDERAPLLLDEVTTQSDPERKRRILEVLHALSADRQVILFSHDAEVVDWASSSLAEPRDRLVRLVAPATTPLAEAANR, via the coding sequence ATGTGGATCGAGCGGGTGATCGCCCGCGCCTTCGGCCCCCTCACCGACGAGACCCTCGAGCTGGGCGAGGGGATGACTGTCATCGGCGGCCCGAACGAGGCCGGCAAGACGAGCTGGCACGCCGCCACGCGGCTGGCTTTGACCGGGGTTCGCCGCGGGCCGGGACGCACGAAGGAGACGGCGGCGGTCATCGAGCGCCACCGCCCCTGGGATTCGCCCGAGCGCTGGGAGGTGGAGGCTCGCCTGCACCTGGCCGACGGCCGCACCGTCGACATCAACCAGGACCTTGCCGGACGGATCCAGTCCCGTGCGCGCGACGTGGTATTGGGCGACAACGTCTCGATGGAGATCATCAACGAGGGGACGCCGGACGCGACCCGCTGGCTCGGCCTCGATCGCGAGTCGTTCGCATCGGTCGCCGCCGTCAGCCAAGCCCAGATCATGGCCGTGGCCGATAGCGCAGGCTCCCTGCAGGACCATATGCAGCGCGCCGCCGCCACCCATGGAACCGATGCGACCGCGGCCGAGGCGATCGAGCGGCTCAAGGTTTTCCGCCGCGAGGCCGTCGGAGCGGTCCGTGTCGGAGCCACCGGGCCGATGTGGGCTGCCATGCGCGAGCAGGAGGCAGCTGAATCGGCGTTGGCCGAGGCGCGCCGCATCCATGCCGACTACCTCGACCGGGAGGCGAGGCTCGAAGATGCCTCGCGTGCTCACCTCGCCGCGTGTCGCCAGCTGGCTGCAGCTGAAGCGGGACTGGCCCGGCGCGAAGCCGATGACCTCGCGGCGCGGGCAGCGCGGGCGACGGTCCTGGCGGCGGCACACCCTGAGCCACCGGCCGCTCTGGCGAGCCGCGACGAGCTGGCCGACGAGGTGGCGGCTGCGCTCGAGGCGTGGCGTCGACGTCCTGCACCGGTCACGCTCACCGGACCGTCCGCCGCGGCGCTGCAGGCCCGGCTCGCCGCACTGCCGACCGTACCCGACGGAGATCGCCGGCCGGACCGATCTGTCATCGACGCCGCCCGGGCGCTCGACCTCGCCGAAGAGGCGCTCCGTCTCCACGTCGAACCGACGGAGATCCCAGCACCGTCGTCCAGGCCCTCGACACCTGGAGCCTTGCCATGGCCTTCGCTCCTCGTCGCGGCCGGCGTCGGCGTTGCGGGGCTGGTCCTCATCACCCTCGGCCAGGCCCTTCCGGGCATCGCACTGGCCGCGGTTGCGCTCGTGATCGCGACGTGGGCCTGGTCGAGCCGCCGAACCGCCGCTGACCCTGGATCGAATCCGGGCGTGGCCGCTGACCAAGAGGCCAGATCGGATCGCCTGCGAGAGGCGATTCGCCTGGGCGAGGGCCAATTGCGCGCGACACTGGCAGCCCGCGGAGCGGCTGCTGACGGTGAGCTGCGCGCGGCCACCGCGGCCTACGAGACTGCCTGCGCCGAGCGTGACGATCTCGCTCGCGCATCGGCGGGGTCGGAGGGCCTCCAGCGCGCGATCGAGGCGCGCCTGACTGCCGAAGAGGGCGCGGAGCGCGCCGTCGCGGCGGCCGCCGCAATCGAAAGCGCGCTTCGCGAGGCCGCGCGGCTCATCGGCGAGCAGAGTGAAGGGGCGCCCGACTCACTGGCTGCCGGCCTCGCCGCGTGGCAGGGACAGCGGGTCGAGATCGCCCGTGCCAGCGAGGTCGCGATCCGGGAATGGCAGGAATTGCAGGGACTCCTGGCGGGCAGGAGCCTGGTTGATCTCCAGGAAGAGTCCGCTCGGCGCGATGAAGCGGCAACCGGGCTGCTCGCCGTGGCCGGCGAGCAGGTATCTCTCCCCGCGAAGGCGGACTCGAGTGCTGCGGTCGCATCTGCCCGTTCCGACGCGTCGCGGGCCAAGGAGGCCGTTGACGCGCTCACCGGGGAGCTTCGCCTGCTGGCCACCACGCTGCCTGACGTGGCCGAGGCGGAGGAGCGCTCGGACGCGGCGCGCACCGAGCTGGCGCGTGTCCAGGAGCTGGCTGCGGTGATCGACGAGACGCTCGCCCTCCTCGAGGCCGCCGAACGGCGGGTCCACCGCGACCTCGCGCCGATCCTCACCGAGTCCGTCCAGCGCCACCTGTCGGCGATCACCGGCGGCGCCTACGTGGAGGTGGGGATGAACCCGCGGGACCTCTCCGTCGACGTCAGGGAGGCCCGCACCGGCCAGTGGCGCGACGCTCGCTTGCTGTCGGAGGGGACCCGTGAGCAGATCTACCTGCTGCTGCGGGTGGCGATGGCCGAGCACCTGGTCACCACCGACGAGCGGGCTCCGCTCCTCCTCGATGAGGTGACGACCCAGTCCGACCCGGAGCGCAAGCGCAGGATCCTGGAAGTGCTCCACGCGCTGAGCGCCGACCGGCAGGTGATCCTCTTCAGCCACGATGCGGAGGTCGTGGACTGGGCCAGCTCATCCCTTGCCGAGCCGCGGGACAGGCTTGTCCGGCTGGTGGCTCCGGCCACGACTCCACTGGCTGAGGCCGCTAACCGCTGA
- a CDS encoding PIG-L deacetylase family protein yields MPNDRLPTPERVLVVAAHPDDIEFGAAGTVARWIDEGARLQYLLMTRGDKGSDNAATDPVALASLREGEQRAAAAEIGVTDVEFLGEPDGQVEPSLRLRERVTRAIRAFQPEIVMSHDPTVLFVNNEWINHPDHRAVGTVVVDAVFPTARDPLNFPEHLAAGLAAWKVAELFLWSTNEANQLVDIGDTLERKIAALAHHASQFRDFGETARWLRRGAEELGERAGYPAAEGFRRVMLAR; encoded by the coding sequence ATGCCCAACGACCGGCTCCCGACACCCGAACGCGTCCTGGTCGTCGCCGCGCATCCAGACGACATCGAGTTCGGCGCGGCGGGGACGGTCGCACGCTGGATCGACGAGGGGGCCAGGTTGCAGTACCTGCTGATGACGCGCGGCGACAAGGGGAGTGACAACGCGGCCACGGACCCGGTCGCGCTGGCCAGCCTGCGAGAGGGAGAGCAGCGGGCCGCGGCCGCCGAGATCGGCGTCACCGACGTCGAGTTCCTGGGCGAGCCGGACGGCCAGGTGGAGCCCAGCCTGCGGCTCCGCGAGCGGGTCACCCGCGCGATCCGAGCCTTTCAGCCCGAGATCGTAATGAGCCACGACCCGACCGTCCTGTTCGTGAACAACGAGTGGATCAACCATCCCGACCATCGGGCGGTCGGGACGGTGGTGGTGGACGCCGTCTTCCCGACCGCGCGCGACCCGCTCAACTTCCCGGAGCACCTCGCCGCAGGCCTCGCTGCCTGGAAGGTGGCCGAGCTCTTCCTGTGGAGCACCAACGAGGCAAACCAGCTGGTGGATATCGGAGACACGCTTGAACGCAAGATCGCGGCCCTGGCGCATCACGCCAGCCAGTTCCGCGACTTTGGCGAGACCGCTCGATGGCTGCGCCGGGGAGCCGAGGAGCTGGGTGAGCGGGCCGGCTACCCCGCGGCGGAGGGCTTTCGCCGGGTGATGCTCGCCCGATGA
- a CDS encoding ATP-binding cassette domain-containing protein, translating into MEARGWGWRHAGRRAWALRGLDMRIEAGERVMLLGASGSGKSTLLAGLAGLLGGGESEGELRVDGLDPRNTRDRTGIVFQDPESSLVMGRAGDEVAFGLENRCVPSNEIWPRVDEALEMVGFPYGRERPTDALSGGEQQRLALAAALALRPRLLLLDEPTANLDPDGAALVRDAIRRLLPGGGEVTMLLVEHRVAESADLVDRVIVLEAGGGVRADGPPAEVFATRGDELVAAGIWVSNHPLPIPGRRQRPETEVVLVAEQVGYRFPGERSLAVGPIDVAVRSSEALAIVGPNGSGKSTLALLLGGLLRPTTGSVTDPDRQPIWRLPAHRLARFIGSVFQDPEHQFLAGSVRDELTLAPLRNRASPVEASRKAAELMERLHLSALAEANPFTLSGGEKRRLSVATAMVGEPRVLVLDEPTFGQDRRTAVELLDLLSRQRDVGRAICFVTHDLPFADALADRTLELAR; encoded by the coding sequence ATCGAGGCGCGCGGCTGGGGCTGGCGGCACGCCGGTCGTCGTGCCTGGGCGCTGCGCGGCCTGGACATGCGCATCGAGGCCGGGGAACGGGTGATGCTGCTCGGCGCATCGGGCTCGGGGAAGTCGACCCTCCTCGCCGGCCTGGCGGGCCTGCTCGGCGGCGGTGAATCCGAGGGCGAGCTGCGCGTCGACGGGCTCGATCCTCGAAACACGCGCGACCGGACCGGGATCGTGTTCCAGGATCCCGAGTCGAGCCTGGTAATGGGGCGTGCAGGCGACGAGGTCGCGTTTGGCCTGGAGAACCGATGCGTCCCGTCGAACGAGATCTGGCCGCGGGTCGACGAGGCGCTCGAGATGGTCGGCTTCCCGTACGGCCGGGAGCGCCCCACCGACGCTCTCTCCGGCGGCGAGCAGCAGCGGCTGGCGCTGGCTGCGGCCCTGGCGCTGCGCCCCCGGTTGCTGCTCCTCGACGAGCCCACCGCGAACCTGGACCCGGACGGTGCCGCGCTGGTGCGAGACGCCATCCGCCGGCTGCTTCCCGGCGGCGGCGAGGTGACGATGCTGCTGGTCGAGCATCGCGTGGCCGAGTCGGCCGACCTGGTCGACCGCGTCATCGTCCTCGAGGCGGGTGGCGGCGTGCGAGCCGATGGGCCACCGGCCGAGGTGTTCGCAACCCGCGGCGATGAGCTGGTGGCGGCGGGGATCTGGGTGTCGAACCACCCGTTGCCGATACCGGGCCGGCGCCAACGCCCCGAGACCGAGGTGGTGCTGGTGGCGGAGCAGGTTGGCTACCGCTTCCCAGGGGAGAGGTCGCTGGCGGTGGGGCCAATCGATGTGGCGGTGCGCTCCTCGGAGGCTCTGGCCATCGTGGGACCGAACGGGTCGGGCAAGTCCACGCTGGCCCTCCTCCTGGGCGGTCTCCTTCGCCCGACAACGGGATCGGTGACCGATCCCGATCGGCAGCCGATCTGGCGGCTGCCGGCGCATCGGCTGGCGCGATTCATCGGCTCCGTCTTCCAGGATCCCGAGCACCAGTTCCTGGCGGGGAGCGTCCGCGATGAGCTGACCCTCGCCCCGTTGCGGAACCGCGCCTCCCCGGTCGAGGCGTCGCGGAAGGCGGCGGAGCTGATGGAGCGGCTCCACCTCAGTGCGCTGGCCGAGGCCAATCCCTTCACCCTCTCCGGCGGCGAGAAGCGGCGCCTCTCGGTCGCCACCGCCATGGTCGGTGAGCCGAGGGTCCTGGTCCTCGACGAGCCGACCTTCGGCCAGGATCGGCGGACGGCGGTCGAGCTCCTCGACCTGCTCTCCCGGCAACGCGACGTGGGCCGGGCGATCTGCTTCGTCACGCACGACCTCCCCTTCGCCGATGCCCTCGCCGACCGCACGCTGGAGTTGGCCAGATGA
- a CDS encoding thiamine diphosphokinase, whose product MPAKGVGVKAIVVAGGDAASEDATHLPGAEMVIAADSGAGWLDSCGVLPDLVIGDMDSIGPALLERLATLGVEVEKHPAEKDASDVELALSRAVAGGADEVVILGGLGGERLDHELANLLLLVDPRWEGIELRMTRGGTTVQALQGGSRRELAGIAGDLVTLLPLNGDAAGVRTAGLRYPLAGETLQSGRSRGLSNEVERAPASVSLERGTLLIIETRKEPSV is encoded by the coding sequence ATGCCAGCGAAGGGAGTCGGAGTGAAAGCAATCGTGGTCGCCGGCGGCGATGCCGCTTCGGAAGACGCTACCCACCTGCCCGGCGCAGAGATGGTGATCGCCGCCGACTCCGGTGCTGGGTGGCTGGACAGCTGTGGGGTGCTGCCAGACCTGGTGATCGGTGACATGGACTCGATCGGCCCCGCCCTGCTTGAGCGCCTGGCGACGCTGGGGGTCGAGGTCGAGAAGCATCCCGCCGAAAAGGATGCCTCGGATGTCGAGCTCGCCCTTTCTCGGGCCGTGGCCGGCGGCGCCGACGAGGTCGTGATCCTCGGAGGGCTCGGCGGGGAGCGGCTGGATCATGAGCTGGCAAATCTGCTCCTGCTGGTCGACCCCCGGTGGGAAGGCATCGAGCTTCGCATGACCCGCGGTGGCACGACCGTGCAGGCCCTCCAGGGTGGCAGCCGCCGCGAGCTGGCGGGGATCGCGGGTGACCTCGTCACCCTGCTCCCCCTGAACGGTGACGCAGCGGGGGTGCGAACCGCCGGCCTGCGCTACCCGCTCGCCGGGGAGACGCTTCAATCCGGTCGCTCCAGGGGTCTCTCCAACGAGGTTGAGCGCGCACCCGCATCGGTCTCGCTCGAGCGCGGGACGCTGCTGATCATCGAGACGCGAAAGGAGCCGAGCGTATGA
- a CDS encoding energy-coupling factor transporter transmembrane component T, with amino-acid sequence MKRFTPLRPDPRAPLAGANPVAKLGAAAILMAVLFLASGPVTPALVLAGILASLPIAGLGVRTLLVRTWPLLVVALMVGVLNVLLAPGSRGGPDIVTGLALGLRLLGIALSGVIALATTDPTDLADSLQQQGRLSPRLAVGAMAAIRMLPILAAEWQLLGMARRARGVSAGWSPLLAARLAFGKLLALLVGAVRRATRLALAMEARGFGAAPCRTIARPQRMRIADWGLLLAAVALGAAALGIGSALRV; translated from the coding sequence ATGAAGCGCTTCACGCCTCTCCGACCCGACCCGCGTGCCCCGCTGGCCGGGGCCAACCCGGTCGCCAAGCTGGGTGCGGCCGCGATCCTGATGGCCGTGCTGTTCCTGGCGTCGGGGCCGGTCACCCCCGCGCTCGTGCTCGCGGGGATCCTGGCCAGCCTGCCGATCGCCGGCCTTGGGGTGCGCACGCTGCTTGTCCGCACCTGGCCGCTGCTCGTCGTCGCCCTCATGGTGGGGGTGCTGAACGTGCTGCTTGCTCCAGGCTCGCGCGGCGGCCCGGACATCGTGACCGGCCTGGCGCTCGGGCTGCGGCTGCTGGGGATCGCGCTCTCCGGGGTGATTGCGCTGGCCACCACCGACCCGACCGACCTGGCCGATTCGCTGCAGCAGCAGGGTCGCCTCTCACCGCGCCTGGCAGTCGGGGCGATGGCAGCGATCCGCATGCTGCCCATCCTCGCGGCCGAGTGGCAGCTGCTGGGCATGGCGCGCCGGGCGCGCGGCGTCAGCGCCGGCTGGTCGCCCCTCCTCGCCGCGCGACTCGCATTCGGAAAGCTGCTGGCGCTGCTGGTCGGAGCGGTGCGGCGCGCAACGCGCCTGGCGCTGGCGATGGAGGCGCGCGGCTTTGGGGCGGCACCCTGCCGCACGATCGCCCGACCGCAGCGCATGCGGATCGCCGACTGGGGCCTGCTGCTCGCCGCGGTCGCACTCGGCGCAGCGGCGCTCGGGATCGGCTCTGCGCTCCGGGTCTGA
- the bcp gene encoding thioredoxin-dependent thiol peroxidase, with protein MTQPLVGDPVPPFEMHADDGSTVSTQSLVGHRYVIYFYPADDTPGCTRQACGLRDNFARVTATGVEVFGVSPDSIERHVKFRDKYDLPFRLLSDEGHGVADAFGTWVEKKFAGKTYMGIERTSFIIGPDGRIEHVLPRVKAGEHVDLLMERLAA; from the coding sequence ATGACCCAGCCCCTGGTGGGAGACCCTGTACCGCCCTTCGAGATGCACGCCGACGACGGCTCGACGGTCTCGACCCAGAGCCTCGTGGGACACCGCTACGTCATCTACTTCTACCCCGCGGACGACACGCCCGGCTGCACCAGGCAGGCATGCGGCCTGCGGGACAATTTCGCGCGCGTGACCGCCACCGGGGTCGAGGTCTTTGGCGTCTCGCCCGACTCGATCGAGCGCCACGTCAAGTTCCGCGACAAGTACGACCTCCCCTTCCGGCTCCTCTCCGACGAGGGGCACGGGGTGGCCGATGCGTTCGGCACCTGGGTCGAGAAGAAGTTCGCCGGGAAGACGTACATGGGCATCGAGCGCACCTCCTTCATCATCGGACCGGACGGCCGGATCGAGCATGTCCTGCCGCGCGTCAAGGCGGGCGAGCATGTGGACCTGCTGATGGAGCGGCTGGCGGCATGA
- a CDS encoding ECF transporter S component translates to MTAQWRTVDIVLGAALAVAFGAVFQAWNLLWTAASPAFVAVPPLQGFMYGVWLLPAVLVPLVIRRPGAALLGEGVAAVASALFGAPWGLLTIVYGLMQGGAAELVFAMGLYRRWGLSISLLAGAAAGAAAVLLDLVIYYPNWAADFQVLYAALVIPSAAVVAGLGGWLLVRALVRTGVLSAFPAAREQPEV, encoded by the coding sequence ATGACTGCGCAGTGGAGGACGGTTGACATCGTGCTGGGCGCCGCATTGGCGGTCGCCTTTGGGGCGGTCTTCCAGGCCTGGAACCTGCTGTGGACCGCCGCGTCACCGGCCTTTGTCGCCGTGCCGCCGTTGCAGGGCTTCATGTATGGCGTCTGGCTGCTTCCGGCAGTGCTGGTTCCGCTCGTGATCCGGCGACCCGGTGCCGCCCTGCTGGGAGAGGGGGTGGCGGCCGTTGCATCCGCGCTCTTCGGCGCGCCATGGGGCCTGCTGACGATCGTCTACGGTCTGATGCAGGGAGGCGCGGCCGAGCTCGTCTTCGCGATGGGGCTGTATCGGCGCTGGGGACTTTCGATCTCGCTCCTCGCCGGTGCAGCGGCGGGCGCAGCCGCGGTGTTGCTGGACCTGGTCATCTACTACCCGAACTGGGCCGCCGATTTCCAGGTTCTCTACGCCGCACTGGTCATCCCGAGCGCGGCTGTCGTTGCCGGCCTCGGTGGCTGGCTCCTGGTGCGGGCACTGGTCCGCACCGGCGTGCTGAGCGCCTTCCCGGCAGCGCGCGAGCAGCCGGAGGTCTGA
- a CDS encoding metallophosphoesterase: MRILHFADLHLDAPFAWARPEIARLRRRNRRETMTRILQLADDEGVDAILCAGDLFEHDRFTPDTVAFLRESFGRTSLPIYLAPGNHDWYSPRSPYALVDWSPNVHLFTESQLTPVELADGLTLWGAAHQAPAGTGPFFADFRADRGGVHLALAHASERSALPFQESGKEPHSPFDAAELEAAGIAHAFLGHYHVARDRERYTYPGNPDPLEFGESDGRSVVLATVADDGTVTRERRSVAVSQVHDLTVTLDGCHHLDDVRQRIAMTIAPLAGSVRVMLSGEVPPELPVDPRALTELGEHLDGFVVRSAALLPSYDLEAIHAEATVRGQFARDTLAITDDDRRRKVLITGLRALEGRADLEVA; the protein is encoded by the coding sequence ATGCGGATCCTGCATTTCGCCGACCTGCACCTCGATGCGCCGTTCGCCTGGGCGCGTCCCGAGATCGCACGGCTGCGGCGACGGAACCGCCGCGAGACCATGACCCGCATCCTCCAGCTTGCCGATGACGAAGGCGTCGACGCCATCCTGTGTGCCGGCGACCTGTTCGAGCACGATCGCTTTACTCCCGACACTGTCGCCTTCCTGCGCGAGAGCTTCGGCCGGACGAGTCTCCCGATCTACCTCGCGCCGGGCAACCACGACTGGTACTCGCCGCGCAGCCCGTATGCGCTGGTCGATTGGAGCCCGAACGTCCATCTCTTCACGGAGTCGCAGCTGACCCCGGTTGAGCTCGCTGACGGCCTGACGCTGTGGGGCGCCGCCCATCAGGCCCCAGCCGGAACGGGTCCCTTCTTTGCCGACTTCCGGGCCGATCGGGGGGGCGTGCACCTCGCCCTGGCCCATGCCTCGGAGCGCAGCGCCCTGCCGTTCCAGGAATCGGGGAAGGAGCCGCATTCGCCCTTCGACGCTGCCGAGCTCGAGGCGGCCGGCATCGCCCACGCATTCCTGGGGCATTACCACGTGGCGCGCGATCGCGAGCGCTACACGTATCCAGGCAACCCGGATCCCCTGGAGTTCGGCGAGTCGGATGGGCGGAGCGTGGTGCTGGCAACCGTCGCCGATGACGGCACGGTGACGCGCGAGCGTCGATCGGTCGCCGTCAGCCAGGTGCATGACCTGACGGTCACCCTGGACGGCTGCCACCACCTCGATGACGTCCGCCAGCGGATCGCGATGACGATCGCCCCGCTCGCCGGCTCGGTGCGCGTGATGCTCAGCGGCGAGGTGCCACCCGAGCTGCCGGTGGATCCGCGAGCGCTGACCGAGCTCGGCGAGCACCTCGACGGCTTCGTCGTGCGAAGCGCCGCCCTCCTGCCCTCCTACGACCTGGAGGCGATTCACGCCGAGGCGACGGTGCGCGGCCAGTTCGCGCGCGACACCCTCGCGATCACCGATGACGACCGTCGCCGCAAGGTGCTGATCACCGGCTTGCGCGCCCTTGAGGGTCGCGCGGACCTCGAAGTGGCCTGA